From the genome of Candidatus Nitrosocosmicus oleophilus, one region includes:
- a CDS encoding MarR family transcriptional regulator gives MSSNNNFNESPNHFMVLDAISRGMKKIDSIAKVTKLSKDEVELIINDLRNQKLINAVVKKGFFGNKKTEFHISETGLKLLDSKKQELSHKSQRLQQLYETGNRGQMQSYMDDNRMWMPMMLFSGIMSMVMFGSMMAFMGMAMNPAESAQTEGQVDESGGSGAEDSGAASDTGASDTGASDTGDTGGFSDMGADGGMDTGGFDSF, from the coding sequence ATGTCTTCAAATAATAATTTTAATGAAAGTCCCAATCATTTCATGGTATTAGACGCAATCTCTAGGGGTATGAAAAAGATAGACAGCATTGCCAAGGTTACAAAGTTATCTAAAGATGAAGTAGAATTGATCATAAATGACTTAAGAAATCAGAAATTAATAAACGCGGTTGTCAAGAAGGGGTTTTTTGGTAATAAGAAAACGGAGTTTCATATTTCAGAAACGGGCCTGAAATTGTTGGATTCAAAAAAACAGGAATTATCACATAAATCACAGCGACTTCAACAACTCTATGAAACTGGTAACAGAGGTCAAATGCAAAGTTATATGGACGATAACAGGATGTGGATGCCGATGATGCTGTTTTCGGGCATAATGAGCATGGTAATGTTTGGATCTATGATGGCTTTTATGGGAATGGCTATGAATCCAGCCGAAAGTGCTCAGACTGAGGGTCAGGTGGATGAATCAGGAGGATCAGGTGCTGAAGATTCAGGGGCAGCATCGGATACGGGTGCTTCGGACACGGGTGCTTCGGACACGGGCGATACTGGCGGGTTCAGCGATATGGGTGCTGATGGTGGAATGGATACGGGGGGATTTGATTCATTCTAG